The DNA sequence AGAAGCGATGTCTCACGATTTACTAACCATTCTTCCGGATTCTGCTATTCCACATTTACATCTCATTATCGGATTTTTAGGACTACCCCTTGAATTAATCTTAAGTACAGACGCGACTTATTTTGCACTCTTTCCAGTCATCCTAGAAGTTACCACCCAATACGGAGTGGATCCGCTGACCGCTATGCATGTCATGATGGTCGGAAATATCGTTGGAACTTTTATTAGCCCACTATCTCCCGCACTTTGGCTAGCCTTGGGTTTGACGGGTCTTGATTTAGGAAAATACCTAAAATACGCTTTTTTCTATACCTGGGCATTCAGTATAATCCTGATCGCTATGCTCTATATTTTTAATATCGTATAAGCGTTCTTGCTTTTTATCTAACCAATAAACTTTACAACATGACTACATTCATTAAAAGATTACTGATCATTATCATCTTGTACGCTGCTAACCTATTATCAATCCAAGCACAACCCGGTGGGTTAAACAGCTGGTTTCATGGAAATTTACAAGGTGAAATTTCGGATAATTGGCGATATAATGCGAATTTTCAGCAACGGTTCTACGATGTCCCAGTTCAGAATAGTAGATTAAGTCTAATCAACGGGTCATTGGAATACCGACTGAAAAACACAAACACTTTTGTAGGTGGAGGTTACATGTTTTTATTGCTGGAGCCCTATAATAGTCTCGGAGAAAAGTTTAGTCTTCCCGAACACCGACTATTTCAACAGATCACCTTTAACAATGTGGTTAGTCCAAGATATTCTATAGCGCATCGATTTCGTCTGGAAGAACGTTTTCTATTTAATGAACGCTTTCTATTTCGGGCACGGTATTTATTCAATTCATTTTGGAAGCTGGATCGTGCCGAAAACTCGGTCTGGGGCTTAATCTTTCGGCATGAAATCCGGATGAATCTAGAGCGCGAGCAGCCCTTCGACAGTTATCGTATTTCTGCTCTTTTAGCCAAGAAAGTGAGTCAAACTGTTTCTGTTGAACCGGGAGTAATTGTACAATTTAACGGATTTCCGGATCCAACAGATTATTATTTGGCTTGCACTATACGAAAAAGCCTTTCACGCAGAATTAAGACATACAAGCCCGATTAATGAATGTAAATTCTATCTTACTTATCGCTCGCTAATTTTAGTGGCAACCAGAATCACCATGCGTAGTATAGTCTTCGAACAGATAACTTGAAAAGGATAACTCGCTATAAATAGACATCTGCTCAAGACATCGTAGATAGTACAGATAGATAAACTACTCACCATGATCAAAGCGATGGTTATTGTTGCTATTGCTTCCTCTAATTACTATCTTTAGGAAACGCAATCGCGCAATAACAATGCCTTTTATGCAGATCTATTTTTACCGTATCCGTTCACTAAAAATCCTTTTTTTCTACATTTTAGTAGGTGTGCTTCTGGCTTCATGTAAGAGTCAACAGAGAAAGGCTGCATACGATTCTGAGCGCACTCGTCTTCAACAAATAGCCGTTGCAAATCTATCCGCCAATGTGAGGGAATTCAATACCTATCCGGATAGGCCAGATTCCGATGGGCCATTCGATAGCAGCAATAACGAAGCATTTCTGCTAAAAAATATTCCGCTGTTTAGTAGTTCCAACAATGCGATGGACCGTGTCTACAACTATCGCTGGTGGATGATCAGCAAACATTTGAAAGAGTATGCGGACCCAATAGATGGCAAAAATTATTGGGTGGTGACTGAATTTTTTGGCGACAAACCCTGGGCTTCCCTTAGCGGCGCGATCACCTGCCCTGCCGGGCATCAGTTCTATGATGTACGATGGCTACGCGACCCCAAATACCTGCAGTCTTATGCCGATTATTTTATGCGCGGTTCGGCTTCCAAATTACAGCAGCGCGAAAACGGAAATTTCTTAACGTATAAGAGTCGCCCGGAAAGCCATCACTTTTCTAGCTGGATGGTAGATGGCGTGGATGCCTACTTACGTATTCATCCCAACCACAGCTGGATGCACGACATCCTACCTTATATGGAACAGCATCAAGCGGTGTGGGATAGCTTATTTACGGTGCAAAACGCGAATGCAAAAACAAATGGGTTATACAAAATCTTAGACCTCTACGATGGCATGGAGTTTAGCCTTTCAGCGGTATTGGGGTTAATCGAAAGTAAGGGCGCATATGATTTGTACACGGCGGAAAACTGGAAGCAATATTATCTGGGATGGAATACGACGGATAAGGCCGCTAAATCAGCACAGGCGACGCAATACGCAAAAGCATACCGAAAAGGATATCCAGATTTTTATTTGGTTCGTCCCTCCGTAAACAGCTATGCTTATGGCAATCTAAAGGCGCTAAGCACATTGTATTCACTAGATGAACGAACTTCCGAAAAGGCCAGCTCTACCCAAAAATCAGCTTATTACGCCAATCGTTCAGCGGATTTACAACAAAAGACAATGGCGGTCTTATGGAATGAAAACGATCAATTTTTCAATAGTTATAGTGCTGGGGACAACACTTTCGGCATAGGTGATTTTGAAGCAAAGGTTCGGGAGTCAGTTGGTTACACGCCTTGGTACTTTGGCATGATTCCTCCTGGAAAGGCAGAAAAATATGCCGCTGCCTGGGAGATGTTTGCCAGTGAGAAGGGCTTTTCCAACGGCAAAGGAATGACTACTGCGGAGCGACAGCACCCCTACTACAATGAGCAAGCGTATGCCTGGAATGGACGTGGTTGGCCTTTTCAAAATTCGGTGGTATACAAAGCTTATGCTAATTACCTGCGCGATTACAAATCAGACATTATCGAAAAAGACCGGCAATTGTTATATAAGCATATCAGCGAACTGACGGCCCTGCACAATCCCGCCAAACCCAATATTGGGGAATGGTACATCCCTAGTGATGGTCAGGAATTCGGCGGCGAACAGGATTATTTCCATTCCACTTATCCGGATATTATTATTGAAGACCTACTCGGTTTTAAGGCTGTGCACGCGGATCAATTTGAGATCGAACCGTTGCTTCCTGCCGAGGAATTGGAGTATTTTTACCTGGGACAGCTACGCTATCATGAACATGATGTAGATATCGTTTGGAAAAAAGACTGGGATAAAAACAAAACGGGCGATCAAAGCATGCTTTGTGTATGGGTAGATAATAAGCTGGTCGCTACGAGCGAAAACTTAAACGATAAGCTAATCGTGAAGTTGAAATAAAGATCAGTGCAGATTATGAAGATTAGACAGCTCACTCTTTATACCAATAAGTTACCCGAACAAAAAGATTTTTATCTGCATGTCTTGGGATTTCCATTAATCGAGGAGATGGAAACATCATTTGTGATTGAGGTGGGCTGGAGTAGACTGGAGTTTCGGCAAAGTGAAGAAGCCCACCTTTACCACTATTGCTTCCTTATTCCCAGCAATAAATTGTACGAAGCATTGGCCTGGATGGAATCTAAAGTTGCGATCATAGATACGGAAACCAACGAAAAAATTGTGTTTTTCGACGATTGGAATCCGCACTCTTTTTACTTCTACGATGGTGCAGGTAATATTGCAGAATGTATTGTGCGGCATGACCTAAAAAATACGTCAGACCTTTCTTTTAATATTTCGGATTTCTTATGTGTGAATGAAATTGGATTACCAACAAAGGATATTAGCCAAACTTTGGAAGAATTGGAAACTAATTTTGGTATTAGTTTATGGAAGGGTGATCTGTTGCGTTTCGCCGCTAGCGGATCGCAGTATGGTTTATTTTTATTGCCTAACTACAGGGTAAAAGAAACCTGGTTTCCGACAGATATCACGATAGCATGTGCCCCATTCACTACCGTTATCGAAAAAGGTAATAATAAGTATAGTTTCGACTACATCGATGGAAAAATATCCAATATAAAAACTATTACTTCATGAAAACCTATTTACTCCTATTAACTGCCTATTTGTTGATGTTTTCTGATAGCGCAGCGAATACAGCTTCTAACTGTATTTATCTGAGCGAAGATTCTGTGACGGTGGTTCACGACGAATTTTTTGATAAAACGCGCAATCGGCAAATACCCCTCGCCTATTATATCGATGAGCAAAAAAAGCCGGTCAAATTCCAAAAGATAGCCATTATCAGTCATGGTTATGGACAAAATCAAGGAGGTGATTATTTACAATACAGCTATCTAGCCAATTCTCTAGCGCAAGAAGGTTACTTCGTGATTAGCATACAGCATGAACTACCCAGCGATGAGTTGCTATCTATGGAAGGTAAATTTTTGGAAACGCGCATGCCCAATTGGAAACGGGGTATGGAAAACATTCATTTCGTATTATCGACTTTAAAAGAACAACATACCAATTTGGAATTTAACGACGTTACCCTTATCGGTCACTCCAATGGCGGAGATATGTCGGTACTTTTTGCGCACGAGTATCCATTGTTGATTCATAAAGTCATTTCTCTGGACAACCGACGGATGCCATTGCCAAGGGTAACTAGCCCTAAAATATATTCCATCCGATCCAACGATTATCCGGCGGATGATGGTGTCTTGCCGAGTGAAGAAGAGGCCGCGAATTTAGGCATGACCATTCAGTTTGTCGATATCAACCATAGCAATATGGATGACGATGCCACGGCGGAAGAAAGAGCAATGATCTTAAGCTATATACAGCAGTATTTGAAAGACTAAATAGTTTTTTATTAACGTTACTTATTCGATTGCCTAAGCCATGGCGCGACCACCCAATTATATACGTAGCAGCCCACACATACCTGAAATACGGCTTCCAAAAAAGCACATATCAACAAGACAACACCTACCACCAATGCCAAATCAGGTCTACCAAAAATCAAGAATACCAACCAGATAGCAGTGAAAATAAAACCCAGTAGAGCAGCAAATTTCTTAGGCGGCAGGAAAATAGGTTTAGGCGAAACAGAGAGACGTGTAGTAATTTTTTGAGCAAGCCATTTTAATACCGAAGGCTGGTTAGAAAATGCTCGAATAGCAAAGTCTA is a window from the Sphingobacterium sp. lm-10 genome containing:
- a CDS encoding DUF2490 domain-containing protein — protein: MTTFIKRLLIIIILYAANLLSIQAQPGGLNSWFHGNLQGEISDNWRYNANFQQRFYDVPVQNSRLSLINGSLEYRLKNTNTFVGGGYMFLLLEPYNSLGEKFSLPEHRLFQQITFNNVVSPRYSIAHRFRLEERFLFNERFLFRARYLFNSFWKLDRAENSVWGLIFRHEIRMNLEREQPFDSYRISALLAKKVSQTVSVEPGVIVQFNGFPDPTDYYLACTIRKSLSRRIKTYKPD
- a CDS encoding VOC family protein — translated: MKIRQLTLYTNKLPEQKDFYLHVLGFPLIEEMETSFVIEVGWSRLEFRQSEEAHLYHYCFLIPSNKLYEALAWMESKVAIIDTETNEKIVFFDDWNPHSFYFYDGAGNIAECIVRHDLKNTSDLSFNISDFLCVNEIGLPTKDISQTLEELETNFGISLWKGDLLRFAASGSQYGLFLLPNYRVKETWFPTDITIACAPFTTVIEKGNNKYSFDYIDGKISNIKTITS
- a CDS encoding DUF4395 domain-containing protein encodes the protein MAIVKNKSLLYGDATVIRLVAAQVFVIAIVTLFTHSVLLIAFLLVDFAIRAFSNQPSVLKWLAQKITTRLSVSPKPIFLPPKKFAALLGFIFTAIWLVFLIFGRPDLALVVGVVLLICAFLEAVFQVCVGCYVYNWVVAPWLRQSNK